The DNA region GCCGACGTGGAGCCGGTAGACACAGTTGTCGTCGCCACGGTAAGCCGTCTCGCGGAGCACCAGCGTGTACTCGCCCGCCGCGGGGGCGACACAAGAGAGCAGCGGGTCCTGGTAGGTGGCCATGCCGTCGTCGCAGCGGGCGACCTCCTCGCCGCCGGGGCCGAGCAGCGTGAGCGTGGGGTCGAAGAAGGTGCGGCCCAGCCGCAGCCCCTCGACCTCGACGCCGAGCCGCTGGCCCTCGGCCAGCTTGAACTTGAAGCAGTCTGCGTCTTCGCGCTTCACAACACCGTTGATCACGGCCCCCAGCTCAATCTGTTGCGCGGCGTCTGGCGTGTCGTTCGGTTCTACTTCGGCCGCTTCCGGGAAGGCGCCGACATGAAAGGTCACCAAGTTGCTCAGTCCCGACTCGGTCCGCAGCCGCAGCGGGTGGGGGCCGAGCCGGGCGCCCGCGTCGATCGCCAGCCGCACCAGGACGGTGTTGTCGTCCTTCCGCTCCATCGATTCAACCGCGACGCCGGGGGTCTCGAACATCAGCTCCGCCGGCCCGAGCCCGGTGCGCGGGCCGCGCAGGGTTACTTCCACGGAGCCCCCGCGCTGCCCCCCCTGCGGCTCAACGCGTTGCACCTGCGGGTCCGCGGCCAAGCAGCAGCACCCGACCAGGCAGAACGCCGACGCCATCGACCGCTTCAACAGACTTGCTTGCTTCATAGGAGGGCTCCGCCGGCAGATGGGCCGGCCCGGGGGCGGCAAAGAAAAAGAGCACGACGCAGGTTGCGGCATGAACAATGTGGCTCCATCGGGCGTCGTGCGCCGCGGTGGCGGAGGTTCACAATAGCCGGCGTGCGTCGTGCTCTAGGCTCGGAAGTAGGGGAGTGGAAACTCGTTGAAGGGCGTGACGGGGTCTACGCGAGCAGCTCGTCCCGCACCCGGCCGTCTTTCACGATCTCGATCGGACGACCCCCCGGGGCCATCAATTCTTTCGAGGCCGGGATGCCGAGCTGATGGAAGACGGTGGTCGCCAGGTCTTCGGGGGTCACGGGGGTGTCTTCCGGCTCGGTGGCGGTGGAACCGGAGGAGCCGATCACCGCGCCCCGCTTCATCCCGCCGCCGGCGAGCGCCACGCTGAACACCTTGGCCCAGTGGTCGCGCCCGCCGTCGCCGTTGAGCTTCGGGGTGCGGCCAAACTCGCTGGTTACCAGCACCAGCGTGGTGTCTAGCAGGCCGCGCGCATCGAGGTCGTTGATCAACGCGGCGTAGGCGCGGTCGAAGTCGGGCATCAGCCGCTGCATGTTGGCGGTGACGCTGGTGTGGTGGTCCCAGCCGCCGTAGGTGAGGGTGACGAACCGCACCCCGGCCTCAACCAACCGGCGGGCGAGCAGCATCCGCTGCCCGGCTTGGTTGCGGCCGTAGCGGTCGCGGAGCTTGCCATCTTCCGCGTCGATGTTGAACGCCTCGCGGGCCGCGGGGGACGACATCAGGTCGAACGCGCGTTGGTAGAACGTGCCCATCGCCTGGACGTTGTCGGCCGGGGTCGAGGTGACAAACGATTCGTTCACCGCCTCGAGCGCCGCCAAGCGCCGCTCGTGCCGCGCCTGATCGACGCCGCCCGGCAGGTTGAGGTCGCGCACCTGAAAGCCGGCGCGTGCCGGGTCGTCGCCCACGCTGAACGCCGCGAAGGCAGAGCTCAGGTAGCCGGCGCCGGCGTACGGGTTCGGCTCGTTCGGAACGCACACGTACGGGGGCAGGTTCTTGCGCGGGCCAAACTCGTGGCTGACCACGCTCCCCAGGCTGGGGTATTGCAGCGCCGGGCTGGGCCGGTAGCCGGTCATCATGTTGTGCTGCCCGCGTTCGTGGGCCGCCTCGCCGTGCGTGAGCGACCGCACGACGGTGATCTTGTCGCTCACCTGCGCGGTGTTGCGCATCAGCTCACTGAACTGCACGCCGGGGGTCTTGGTGGCGATCGCCTTGAGCTCGCCTCGGTACTCGATCGGCGCGTCGGGCTTGGGGTCCCACGACTCTTGCACCGACACGCCGCCGGGCAGGTCGATCTGGATCACGCTCTGCGCCACCGCTTTGAGCGCGTCGAACTGATTGGTCGCGCCTCGCGCCTCGCGCGCCGCCAAGAAGCTGGCGAGGTTGAGCCCGCCCAACTGCAAGCCGGCGCCTCCCAGAGCGCCGGCCGCGAGGAAGTCGCGGCGGCTTGAACGTCGGAATGGATGAGACATCTGCGTCGCTCCCGATCGGTCGTGCGAGTAGGCTGGTCCGGTCGAACCGACTATGAGCTTAGGAACAGCGACGGGAGAAGTCAAAGAACTCGGACCCCCTCTCCTGGGGGAATCAATGGGGCAAGAGCAGCCCCTGGGCAAGCTAGAGAAGCGGGTAGCCGCTAAACCACGCTCCTGCGGGGTGGCTAAATTGCGCAGCGCATTCTAGCTTCACCGCCGGGGCGTCGCCCGGCGGCTACTTGGCTAACTCCCTTCAACCGCGTCGCAGAAGGCGCCGCAGAGGCGCTGCTGGCTGAAGTGCTCTGTCACTAACCGCTTGGCGCGGGCGCCCATCCCCTCGAGTTCTTCTGAGGGCATGGAGGAGATCTTGTTGAGCACCCGCATCGTTTGCTCGACATCGCCGTAGGGGATGCGCCAACCGATCGGGGCCAGCTCTAAGATTTCTGAGATGTGGCTCGGCGCGGGCCCGATGAACAAGATCGGTTTGCCGACCGACATCGCGCCGTAGATCTTGCAGGGGTGGACGACGCCCACCAGCTCCTCCGCCATCAATACCACGTGGACGTCGGCCGCCGGCAGGGAGTAGCGGATCTGGTCGAGCGGTTGGTAGGGGAGCGAGACCAGGTTGCTCGGCTTGTGGGACTCGATCGCGGCGTCGACCGGGCGCTTGCCGGGGCCGCCGCCGATGAACATGAAGTGCAGCCGGTCGTCGGCGCCCAACGCGAGCGCTGCTTCTACCAGGGCGTCCACCGGCGTCGTGAGGCCGTGGTTGCCGCTGTACATAATGACCCGCTTGTGCTGCAGGCCGTGCTGGGCCACGAACGGGTTCTCGCTGCGGGGAGGAACGTCTTGCAGCTCGCCGTCCATCGGCCACGGCGGGATCACACGACACTTCTGGGCGACCCCTGCGCGTTTGGCGCACAGCCGGTCTTGCATGAACCGGTCGAGCGGCACCACTACCCGCGCGGCGCCGAGGATCCGCCGGTTGAGCCAGTCCATCGCCCGCACGGCTAGCGCCGTGGGCTTCATGCGGCCGGTGGCGACGACTTGGTCGGGGTTGAGGTCCATCACCCAGAAGGTGATGGGCGCCCGGCGGAAGAAGCGGATGATAATCGCCGCGATGGACGCCATCGGGGGCGACGTGCTGACCACGATGCCGCCGAGCCCCGGCGTGAACAGCCCCCGGAGGGTCGCCTGCAACAAGAACGAGAGCTGCGCGACGATGCGCACCAGGATCGACCGCTTCCCGAGCGACGACAGCGGCAGCCGCACCACCTCAACGCCGCGTCGATTTTCCCGAGCAGCATAGCGCTGCGACGGATCGTCGTAACCGCGGCGTGACGTGAGCACACGCACGCGGTTGCCCCGCTTGACCAGCGTTTCTGCGGCGTCGGCCATATGCTGACCGACCGACGCGGGGTCTGGCACGTACACCTGGCTGATGACCAGGATTCGGGAAGGCTTCGGCATCACTCATCGGGTCTATAGTTGCGATCTTGCGTTCAAAGAATGCCGATGAAAGGCCTCTAGCCTCGTGTTGATGCACCGTACTTCTTCACGTATTCATCGTGGATCCAACGGTAGGTCTTCTCCATTCCGTCTTGCAGCGAGATTCCGGGCGCCCAGCCTAGAAGCTTCTGAATTAGCGTGTTGTCGCTATTGCGGCCGTTGACACCCTTAGGGGCGCTAAGGTTGTACTCCCGCTCCAACTTCACGTCCGCGAACTTCTCAACGATATCGACCAGACCGTTGATCGTCACCACCTCGTCGGACCCGAGATTAATAGGTTCGACGATATCACTGTTTGTGATCTTGAGTATGCCGTCGACGCAGTCGTCAATGTACATAAAGCTGCGGGTCTGCTTGCCATCGCCCCAAATTTCGATCGAATTCCTCCCAGACTCACAGGCGTCGATGACCTTCCTACAGACCGCGGCGGGGGCCTTTTCTCGACCTCCGTCCCACGTCCCCTCGGGACCGTAGACATTGTGAAACCGCGCGACGCGCGTCCGCAGGCCGTAGTCCTCACGGAAGTGTCGGCACATCCGTTCGCTAAACAGCTTCTCCCAACCGTAACCGTCTTCCGGCATAGCGGGGTATGCGTCCTCCTCTTTCAGCGCTACTACATCTTCGCACTTCTGTTTGTCTGCGTTGTAGACACAGGCGCTTGATGCATAGAAGAGTGTATCGACGCCTGAAGCCAACGCGGCTTCAAGAAGATGGGTGTTTATCAGCACCGAAAGCATGCACAACGCTTTGTTGTTCTCGATAAACCCCATTCCACCCATGTCAGCGGCCAGGTTGAAAACACGGTCAACGCCGTGGCACGCATCAACGCAGGCGTCTTTGAGCTTCAGGTCGCCTTGGCGATTGTCGACGTCATCGAAGACCTGATACCACTCGCTTGTCGGCTTGATATCGACTGAGCGGATGTTGGTGCAGCCCATCTGACGCAGCCGCGCCACGAGGTGTCCGCCGATGAAGCCGCCGCCGCCTGCTACCAGTATTGTCTTATTGCTCATTGATCTGGTGGTTAGAAGTTTAGGACCACGAGTGAATTGATGTGGGATCGCTTTCGGGATCTATCCCTGACGACGAGACGCCAAGACACCCTTCCCAAGCATGATTATTCGCGACTCCCACACCAAGGCGCCGCTTGGATAAAAACGGATGCTGCGAGCTCGGCCCCTCGCACCAAGCGGCAAATCCAGCCCAAACCGACCCCTAGCACAATTCCTGCTGGAAGGTCCCCGCCTTCTGCGCCGCTTCGCTCTCCGCCAGCGCCATGTCGGACCTCACCATCATCTTCGCCAGCTCTTCGGCCGAAACCTTCGGGCGCCAGCCGAGCGCCTTTTGGGCCCGCGAGGAGTCTCCCAGAAGCAGGTCGACCTCCGCCGGACGGAAGTACTGGGGGTCCACCTCGATCGCCACCCGCCCGTCGGACAGCAGGCCGCGTTCGTTGACCCCTTCGCCCTCCCAGTGCACCGGCATGCCCAGCTCTTCGAAGCACCAGTCGCAGAACTGGCGGACGGTGGTGGTTTGGCCGGTGGCGATCACGAAGTCGTTCGGCTCTTCGACCTGCAGCATCTTCCACATCGCCTCGACGTAGTCGCCCGCGAAGCCCCAGTCACGCTTGGCGTCGAGGTTGCCGAGGTACAGCTTCTGCTGCTGCCCGAGCTTGATCCGGGCCGCGGCGCGGCTGATCTTGCGGGTCACAAACGTCTCGCCGCGACGAGGCGATTCGTGGTTGAAGAGGATGCCGTTGACCGCGAACATCCCGTACGACTCGCGGTAATTGCGCGTGACGTGGAACGAGTAGGCCTTGGCCGCGGCGTAGGGGCTGCGGGGGTAGAACGGGGTGGTTTCGCTCTGAGGCGTCTCCATCACCTTTCCGTAGAGCTCCGACGACGACGCCTGGTAGAAGCGGGCGTCGTCGAGGTCGAGCTCGCGCATCGCCTCCAGCAGGCGGACGGTTCCCAGGCCGGTGACGTCGCCCGTGTACTCGGGGACGTCGAACGACACCTTCACGTGCGATTGGGCGCCGAGGTTGTAGACCTCGTTCGGCCGGACCGTCTTGAGGATGCGGTTGAGCGACGAGGCGTCGCCCAGATCGCCGTATACCAGCCGGAGGCGGACGTCGTTCTCGTGCGGGTCCTGGTAGAGGTGGTCGATGCGACCTGTGTTGAACGACGAGCTGCGGCGGATCACCCCCCACACCAGGTAGCCTTTGGAGAGCAGCAGCTCAGTCAAATACGAGCCGTCTTGACCGGTAATGCCGGTAATCAGCGCTCGTTTGGGGGGGGCGTTTTCGACGGCCATGACATTCTCGACAAGGTGGGAGGGTGTGCTTAAATGCGGTGGGAGGGGATCAGACTTGGGCGCCGACTCCGCGTGGGGCGTTCTCGAGGAACCAGCGGTACGACGACTCGATGCCTTCTCGCAGTCCGATGCGGGCCTTCCAGCCTAGGCTGTGGAGGCGGCTCACGTCCAGCAGCTTCCGCGGCGTTCCGTCGGGCATGCTGGCGTCAAACGTCAGCTCCGCCTCGGGATAGACGACCTCCCGCACCAGCTCGGCCAGCTCGCGGATCGCCAGGTCTTCTCCGGTGCCGACGTTGATTATCGCCGGATTGTCGTAATTTTCGAGCAGGTACAGGCAAGCGTCGGCCAGGTCGTCCACGTGCAAGAACTCCCGCATGGGCGACCCGGAGCCCCACACGGTGACCGTGCCCCCGCCCGCCTCGCGGCAGTCGTGAAACTTGCGGATCAGGGCCGGCAGCACGTGCGAGCCCTCCAGGTCGAAGTTGTCGTTGGGCCCGTACAGGTTGGTCGGCATCGCGGCGATGAAGTGGCAGTCGTACTGCCGGCGGTAGGCGTCGCAGCTCATCAGGCCCGAGATCTTGGCGATGGCGTAGGCGTCGTTCGTCTTTTCAAGCGGGCCGGTCAGCAGGTACTCTTCGCGGATAGGCTGCGGGCAATCGCGGGGGTAGATGCAGGAACTGCCGAGGTACAGCAGCTTTTGGACCTGGGTCCGCCACGCGGCCCGCAGCACCGTGGCGTGGATCATCAGGTTGTCGTAGAGGAAGTCGGCGGGCCGCGACCTGTTGGCGTGGATCCCGCCGACCGTGCCCGCGGCGTGCATGACGTAGGCGGGCCGGTGCTCGTCGAACCATTGATCCACCGCCGCCTGGTCGCGGAGGTCGAGCTGCTTGCGGCCGGCGGTCAGGACGCGCTCGAACCCGGCCCCCTCGAGCCGACGGACCAACGCAGAGCCGACCATGCCGCGGTGGCCGGTTACAAAAATAGAAGCGTTGCGGTCGATCATCGCGGTGTCTGCGGAAGCGGGTGTCGGACTAGCGGTTTAAGCAACTGGGCTTGCGCCGGCCTGCGTGCCCGCCACAACCTGCGTGACTGCGCCATCGCGTTCGACGGCGCCGCGTTGGCTATCGACCGTCGTATCATCCGTGTCGGGAGCTTGGGCGCCGGGGAGCGGCCCCCGGATCTCGCGGATGCGGTCCTCGATGGGCTCCAAGAAATCGAGCACCTGGGCGATGTGCACCGCCGTAGAAAGCCCGTCGTTGGGAGAAACGCCCGACAGCTCGATCGAACCCACGGTCGCCCCGTCAACAAGCAGGGGGTAGTTGAGCCGCCATACTTCCGAGGCTTCGGCGGGCTTCTGCTGCGACTCCCAGTTCGCGAAGTAGGCCTCGTGCAGCCTGGGGACGCTGATCGAGAACTTGAGCCGCGTCAGGTGGTACCGGTCGGTCGATTCGACCATCGCGTCCCACAGTTCATCCCAAGGCAGCGACCCCTGCAGCCGCACCGAACGCGCCTTGCCTTGCACTTGCTTGCTTTGGGTCAGGCTGCGGGCGGAGCGGTGGAAGCGCTCCTTGAGCAGCGCGAACTCGATGTGCCCGAACGTCTCGGTGAAGACGAGGAAGGTCATCACGAACAGCACGGTCGCCAGCGCGATCCACTCTCTTTGGTACAC from Pirellulimonas nuda includes:
- the gmd gene encoding GDP-mannose 4,6-dehydratase — protein: MAVENAPPKRALITGITGQDGSYLTELLLSKGYLVWGVIRRSSSFNTGRIDHLYQDPHENDVRLRLVYGDLGDASSLNRILKTVRPNEVYNLGAQSHVKVSFDVPEYTGDVTGLGTVRLLEAMRELDLDDARFYQASSSELYGKVMETPQSETTPFYPRSPYAAAKAYSFHVTRNYRESYGMFAVNGILFNHESPRRGETFVTRKISRAAARIKLGQQQKLYLGNLDAKRDWGFAGDYVEAMWKMLQVEEPNDFVIATGQTTTVRQFCDWCFEELGMPVHWEGEGVNERGLLSDGRVAIEVDPQYFRPAEVDLLLGDSSRAQKALGWRPKVSAEELAKMMVRSDMALAESEAAQKAGTFQQELC
- a CDS encoding GDP-L-fucose synthase family protein, with the translated sequence MIDRNASIFVTGHRGMVGSALVRRLEGAGFERVLTAGRKQLDLRDQAAVDQWFDEHRPAYVMHAAGTVGGIHANRSRPADFLYDNLMIHATVLRAAWRTQVQKLLYLGSSCIYPRDCPQPIREEYLLTGPLEKTNDAYAIAKISGLMSCDAYRRQYDCHFIAAMPTNLYGPNDNFDLEGSHVLPALIRKFHDCREAGGGTVTVWGSGSPMREFLHVDDLADACLYLLENYDNPAIINVGTGEDLAIRELAELVREVVYPEAELTFDASMPDGTPRKLLDVSRLHSLGWKARIGLREGIESSYRWFLENAPRGVGAQV
- a CDS encoding NAD-dependent epimerase/dehydratase family protein, which encodes MSNKTILVAGGGGFIGGHLVARLRQMGCTNIRSVDIKPTSEWYQVFDDVDNRQGDLKLKDACVDACHGVDRVFNLAADMGGMGFIENNKALCMLSVLINTHLLEAALASGVDTLFYASSACVYNADKQKCEDVVALKEEDAYPAMPEDGYGWEKLFSERMCRHFREDYGLRTRVARFHNVYGPEGTWDGGREKAPAAVCRKVIDACESGRNSIEIWGDGKQTRSFMYIDDCVDGILKITNSDIVEPINLGSDEVVTINGLVDIVEKFADVKLEREYNLSAPKGVNGRNSDNTLIQKLLGWAPGISLQDGMEKTYRWIHDEYVKKYGASTRG
- a CDS encoding glycosyltransferase family 4 protein, which translates into the protein MPKPSRILVISQVYVPDPASVGQHMADAAETLVKRGNRVRVLTSRRGYDDPSQRYAARENRRGVEVVRLPLSSLGKRSILVRIVAQLSFLLQATLRGLFTPGLGGIVVSTSPPMASIAAIIIRFFRRAPITFWVMDLNPDQVVATGRMKPTALAVRAMDWLNRRILGAARVVVPLDRFMQDRLCAKRAGVAQKCRVIPPWPMDGELQDVPPRSENPFVAQHGLQHKRVIMYSGNHGLTTPVDALVEAALALGADDRLHFMFIGGGPGKRPVDAAIESHKPSNLVSLPYQPLDQIRYSLPAADVHVVLMAEELVGVVHPCKIYGAMSVGKPILFIGPAPSHISEILELAPIGWRIPYGDVEQTMRVLNKISSMPSEELEGMGARAKRLVTEHFSQQRLCGAFCDAVEGS
- a CDS encoding DUF1501 domain-containing protein, with product MSHPFRRSSRRDFLAAGALGGAGLQLGGLNLASFLAAREARGATNQFDALKAVAQSVIQIDLPGGVSVQESWDPKPDAPIEYRGELKAIATKTPGVQFSELMRNTAQVSDKITVVRSLTHGEAAHERGQHNMMTGYRPSPALQYPSLGSVVSHEFGPRKNLPPYVCVPNEPNPYAGAGYLSSAFAAFSVGDDPARAGFQVRDLNLPGGVDQARHERRLAALEAVNESFVTSTPADNVQAMGTFYQRAFDLMSSPAAREAFNIDAEDGKLRDRYGRNQAGQRMLLARRLVEAGVRFVTLTYGGWDHHTSVTANMQRLMPDFDRAYAALINDLDARGLLDTTLVLVTSEFGRTPKLNGDGGRDHWAKVFSVALAGGGMKRGAVIGSSGSTATEPEDTPVTPEDLATTVFHQLGIPASKELMAPGGRPIEIVKDGRVRDELLA